From Streptomyces sp. TLI_235, a single genomic window includes:
- a CDS encoding CHAP domain-containing protein, which produces MTPTRFLRRTAALAAAAALALGLTALAPAAASAAAGTTPATAPAATAPATSAAAASASDAARLAAANVGRTAGTCANTPTHNTLGGAQFEHSCVGWAGVPEYWCADFAIWAWRNSGLAVTGLDASAVSFRTYGQNNGTLHTAASYVPQPGDAVIYGTGSGSGTVIHHVGIVTAVTADGSVVTANGDWNGDPNAASEADFAKSSSVVPLTIPAAQRTTGSVPGTVDPADGYRIDGYITPVAASTANPYTPTQVCGAGFGVVDSHSLGGATAYLLYEAASGRNCVVTLATQPSGAVPMNATLKVQGGATADNPGSYTYYAGPVILSAAGTCVDWGGSYRSTTWTSGWSHCG; this is translated from the coding sequence GTGACACCCACCCGCTTCCTGCGCCGCACAGCCGCCCTGGCCGCCGCCGCTGCCCTCGCCCTCGGCCTCACCGCCCTGGCTCCCGCCGCCGCCTCCGCCGCTGCCGGCACCACCCCCGCGACCGCCCCGGCCGCGACCGCCCCTGCCACCTCGGCCGCTGCCGCCTCGGCGTCCGACGCCGCCCGGCTGGCCGCCGCCAACGTCGGCCGCACCGCCGGCACCTGCGCCAACACACCGACCCACAACACCCTGGGCGGCGCCCAGTTCGAGCACAGCTGCGTCGGCTGGGCCGGCGTCCCCGAGTACTGGTGCGCCGACTTCGCGATCTGGGCGTGGCGCAACTCCGGCCTCGCCGTCACCGGGCTGGACGCCTCCGCGGTCAGCTTCCGCACCTACGGCCAGAACAACGGCACCCTGCACACCGCCGCCTCGTACGTCCCGCAGCCCGGTGACGCGGTGATCTACGGCACCGGCAGCGGCTCGGGCACCGTCATCCACCACGTCGGCATCGTCACCGCGGTGACCGCGGACGGCTCGGTGGTCACCGCCAACGGCGACTGGAACGGCGACCCGAACGCGGCGAGCGAGGCCGACTTCGCGAAGAGCTCCTCCGTCGTGCCGCTCACGATCCCGGCCGCGCAGCGCACCACGGGCAGCGTGCCCGGCACCGTCGATCCCGCCGACGGCTACCGCATCGACGGCTACATCACCCCGGTCGCGGCCTCCACCGCCAACCCCTACACGCCGACGCAGGTCTGCGGCGCCGGCTTCGGCGTGGTCGACTCGCACTCCCTCGGCGGCGCCACCGCCTACCTGCTGTACGAGGCCGCGAGCGGCCGCAACTGCGTGGTCACCCTGGCCACCCAGCCGTCCGGGGCGGTGCCGATGAACGCCACTCTCAAGGTCCAGGGCGGCGCCACCGCAGACAATCCGGGCAGCTACACCTACTACGCGGGCCCGGTGATCCTCTCCGCCGCCGGGACCTGCGTCGACTGGGGCGGCTCCTACCGCAGCACCACCTGGACCAGCGGCTGGAGCCACTGCGGCTGA